Proteins from a single region of Pongo pygmaeus isolate AG05252 chromosome 3, NHGRI_mPonPyg2-v2.0_pri, whole genome shotgun sequence:
- the TMEM271 gene encoding transmembrane protein 271, whose translation MKWSVRGACAALSSCLLLACALSAAAVGLKCFSLGSELRGEPFRLGAAAGAFYSGLLLAAGLSLLGAALLCCGPRDAPLAGSEPGPGLGVPAAPAGAPEAAPGEPGAAAGAPGPVSSQNLLLLGVLVFMLGVLSAFAGAVIDGDTVSLVERKYSHYCLPPRAPGSSPGSAPGSTPGSAPGSAPGSASGAPRARSTLDSATSAKCRQLKDYQRGLVLSTVFNSLECLLGLLSLLLVKNYKSSQARRGRRGRRRGGRALARPRGGSGLRAQPPASRARRGRRGRRGRRLQQRPSEASILSPEESDLAAPGDCAGFAAHHAVSYINVGVLHALDEAGAEVRCGGHPSVELPGYAPSDPDLNASYPYCCRPPCETPRPWETRRAC comes from the coding sequence ATGAAGTGGAGCGTCCGCGGGGCCTGCGCCGcgctctcctcctgcctcctgctcgCCTGCGCGCTCAGCGCCGCCGCCGTCGGCCTCAAGTGCTTCTCGTTGGGCTCGGAGCTGCGCGGGGAGCCGTTCCGCCTGGGGGCCGCCGCCGGCGCCTTCTACTCCGGGCTGCTGCTGGCCGCCGGCCTCTCGCTGCTCGGCGCCGCCCTGCTCTGCTGCGGACCCCGGGACGCGCCCCTCGCGGGGTCGGAACCGGGCCCGGGTTTGGGGGTCCCCGCGGCGCCGGCAGGAGCTCCCGAGGCCGCGCCGGGCGAGCCGGGGGCCGCGGCCGGGGCCCCGGGGCCGGTAAGCAGCCAGAACCTGCTTCTGCTCGGCGTCCTGGTCTTCATGCTCGGGGTCCTCAGCGCATTTGCGGGCGCCGTGATCGACGGCGACACCGTGTCCCTGGTGGAGCGCAAGTACTCGCACTACTGCCTGCCCCCGCGGGCGCCAGGTTCGAGCCCCGGCTCGGCCCCAGGTTCAACCCCCGGCTCGGCCCCCGGCTCGGCCCCGGGCTCGGCCTCCGGCGCCCCGCGCGCTCGCAGCACCCTGGACAGCGCCACGTCCGCCAAGTGCCGCCAGCTGAAGGACTACCAGCGCGGCCTGGTGCTCTCCACCGTCTTCAACTCGCTTGAGTGCCTGCTgggcctgctcagcctcctgctcGTCAAGAACTACAAGTCGTCGCAGGCCCGGCGCGGTCGGCGCGGCAGGCGGAGGGGAGGCCGGGCCCTGGCGCGGCCCCGCGGCGGCTCCGGGCTCCGCGCGCAGCCGCCCGCCTCTCGGGCGCGCCGGGGCCGGCGGGGCCGGCGGGGGCGGCGGCTGCAGCAGCGGCCGAGCGAGGCCTCCATCCTGTCCCCGGAGGAGTCGGACCTGGCCGCCCCCGGGGACTGCGCGGGCTTCGCGGCGCACCACGCGGTCTCCTACATCAACGTAGGCGTTCTCCACGCGCTGGACGAGGCGGGCGCGGAGGTGCGCTGCGGGGGGCACCCGTCGGTGGAGCTGCCGGGGTACGCGCCCTCGGACCCCGACCTCAACGCCTCCTACCCCTACTGCTGCCGGCCGCCCTGCGAGACGCCGCGGCCCTGGGAGACCCGTCGGGCCTGCTGA